The Apium graveolens cultivar Ventura chromosome 10, ASM990537v1, whole genome shotgun sequence nucleotide sequence tataaaagataataattatatattactgagattaatgaagttaaaatatttatgtACTATCTTGTATCTATTATATTATTGAAtgattcaaaatttagatagttaaaatcttaaaatgTCCTCCTACTTTGGGTCGCTTCGCCCAAGTGCATAAACTATTGAAAAGTGGGAGTTTTGAATAGTAGTGGTGTATGTGGATGATTTGGTATTgtttttataatattattttttcttgatttattaattattttgttatattgtAATGTGAATTATAAAAAGAATTGGAAGGTTTTCATTTCCCTACAAAAGAGATAAGAAAGAAGCTCGGTGCGATTAGAAATCAAATTGGATAGTAATCCATAGAATTTGTAGTTATAtcagatacatgatttaatttttttaataatttataaaagataataattatatattattgaaattaatgaagttaaaatatttacgtattatcttgtatgtattatattattgaatgattcaaaatttagatagttaaaatcttaaaatgTCCTCCTACTTTAGGTTGCATGTGCAGAGATTATTGAAAAGTGGGAGTTTTGAATAGCAATGGTGTATGTGGATGATTTGGTATTGttttttagaatattatttttttatttttttcttgatttattaattattttgttatattataatttgaattataaaaaaaattggaaGATTTTATTTCCCTACAAAAGAGATAAGAAAGAAGTTGGGTGCAATTAGAAAtcaagttggataataattcacAGAATTTGTAGTTATAtcagatacatgatttaatttttttaactaaattatatttgtttaaactttattttggaaggtgttaatatacattttaggaaggtgttaacggaccgaccaaacgaaaccatgtttcgcttataatagtatagtatagatgtatgtattaattttagaaatttatattatataaatatattatttatttatcaattttaataattCGCGGTTTCGGGTTTTCTCGGTTCAGTTGCAACGTATAATCGAAACCGCAAACCGGTTCCGGTTTTTAATTTTCCGGTTTTTAATTTTCCGGTTTCGGTTTCGGTTCAGATTTAAGCAATTCAGTTTTTTTTGGTTTTTAACGGTTTCAGTTTCgtttttttttttcattttttgcTCAGCCCTAGTAGTGACATAGATTTCACAAATAAATTGGAGGTTAGGGGTTCGATTCTTTATCTTTACATAATTGCTACTTATTTTTAGCAAAAATTAGATATGAACGGCATTtatgtaattttttaaaataaaaagatCAACTTGTACTTTCAAATCTATTAAAATGACTCAATTTGTGTTTGATTGAATAAAGAAAAGAAGAAACTGTTATTTTCCAATAATCCAATTACCAACAAAGGGAAGGGTTTTTTTGAAAGTCGAAAAAACGCTTTTACAAATTTTTTTTGTACATCCTTCGAGAGAAACGTGTGTATACAGGCCAAGTACGTATCCAGAATCATATTATTGCGATGAAACCAAAAATACACGTGCATGTACAAGTGAAACAGCATTTGTGGAGAGAAAATAAAAGCCACACTCGTAGCTACAAACGTGCAACACTGTGACCCGATCAAACACACACTCCCCAACTTTCCATTTCCTCTGTTTTTCCAAAATTTaaattctcaaaaataaattcaaagtttattattgttcttgatttttattatatattgataCTTGTAAATTTAGCTGAAAATCAAGAAAAAGAAGGATGGGTAGTCCAGAGAAGAAAGTGAGCAGCGGGTTCTTGTCAGCTATGAGTTCTAGTTTTTCAAGATTTGGGATTGCTATGGGAAGATCTGTTAACGGGTATGTAGATATATGTTATTTGTATGTATACTTGAATGTTTCGTGTTTGGTATCATTTATTTTGTTGATTCTTTgtgtgtttgtttttatgtgtGTTTGTGACATGGGTCATATGTTAGATTAAGTGGTGAATTTGTTTGACTTTTTGTAGTTATTATTAGTCCATGGATTATACTAATTGTGTACATTAGTATTATGTTTTTGTATGTAGAGGTGGGCTTAATTTGCCTCTAATGAATCTCACAAGCATCAAAATCTGATAGGTAGATCAGTAGATTCCAGATGTCTGTTAAGGCTATCAGTGTATTTTTTTGTAGTATCGAAACCTGTTCTTTGTTCAGACTACCTCACAATCTAAGTTCGACTACCTCACACACGGACAACATGATTTTTAGGGGCATTTGGGGGGGGGGGGTTGTTGATTGCCCAAGTCATTATCTCGGGTAGACCTGGATTTTCGATCCGGGCTTAGATTTGATGCTGGTGTTATAAACAagttattatttaaataatacaaaatccatcatttttaTAGTTGATTTCTTAATGGATACCACCAAATTTGAATGTATATTATAAAATCCGTTCGAATATaacattataaaaaattaataaattccTGAGTGCCAGCATTTCTTTTAAATCCTAATATTGTAACAATAGGTTCCGGAAGAATCCAAAATTTTCATTTATCACCAATTAAACTTAAAAAATCCAGTGATATTCAATAGAATTAAAATCGAATAAACGAGGAAGCTAATTCTATGTCCTTGTGATTTATTACATTTTGATGTGAAATTGCAATCGATTGTTTATTTTAATTGTAGAACTATATTGTAGCGCATTTTAACCTTTGAATTTATCAATGTTAAAATAAATTAAAGTGCAGGTTTGTTATTTTTTGTTGGTATTAATTTTAGTGAAAGTGTATATGAACTGTTTAATCTGTATTGATAAGTATTAGGAATTTTGACTTCCTAAGTAGAAGATGATATTGACCTAATAAGTTGTTGGATATACAAGCTTGTTCTTTTCATTTCTACGGAGTGCTTTTTTGAGCGTATTGTTACCTCTTCTAGGTTCAGTTGGCCTTCATAAGTATGCTTACCAAGTGAAAAGACATAAGTCTAGACTAGACTTTTATTCACAGATACaggttataattttttttttcagtttGAACTAATAATATGTGAATGGCTTAATGGTATATTCTAACAACTTGAAAGACATAATTATCTAACATCTTCGATAAGCAGTACTAGATTAAGAGTTCTGTTAATATGTAATATCTCAACATCTTTGATATGCAGTATTAGAATACTACACTCTTGTGCTGATAAATTGTTTCTTTACATTTGGTGCTAACTGTATTGGAATCTTGATAGCTTCAACAATCTTTCACAAAGTAGCTTATAGATGTTTTGGGTTGATCAAGGACCTGTAAGATGGCTTTCTTTTGACAAATTCCTGAGAAGTTCATGAAAATTCTATGGTTTTTAACATGCTTACAATTTATTGGTTTTTGAGGAACTACTGTTTTAAGATTAAGATGTACTAAACTGACAACTACTTCCTGTTCACCCTCTTCCTGTTTTATATCTCTAGGTTACTTGGTTATGAAGGGGTGGAGGTTATAAATCCAGAAGGCGGGAAAGAAGATGCAGAAGAAGAAGCTCAGAGAGGAAGATGGAAGCAAGAGGTAGGCTGTCATACTGTTCCGATGCTAGTAATATCTTCTTATCTTTTATGTTAATAGCCTTAAGCCTTATCATTTAGATATAATTAGCACCAATACAAAACTTACCATGTGGTACTAATATATTTCATGACGCCAGATGTAAATTTAGATTGGTTTCATTTTTAGGACCCCGATTATTTTGCTATTACCTGGTCGAATGGCCCAAAGATTAAAGTCACTCAGACCATCTGTTTGAGCTACAAGAAATAAGACTTTGTAGGCAGGATGGATAGTCTGAGTCTGATAAATTGTGGGGACAAAATAATACTACTGATAGAGTATCAGCATTCAGCTGTTGAATTTATAATTTACATAGATTGGGCAATACCTGTACTTGCGTGTAGGAATATCTTCGAGGTAAGTTGAATGAAATTTTGCGTATAGTAATATTTAACAAGTTGCAGTGACTAATAACTTGGAATAAGTAATCGGAATTATCCATATTTACAAGTAAGTTTATTGATGGGAACAAAGTAATTTTTTATGTAATCAGTCTTCAGAAGAAACTAggatttatattatttaatgatacCTGTGGTGGGGATTTGAATATCCGGCCTTTCAGAATGTTTCATTTCCCCGCGTCTtgtctttttctttctttttttgtttttccATTATTTGGATTATCTCTTTAGCTGTCTATAGAGAAGCTGTCTaattaaataaatgaataaagTCCAGCTATCTACTGGTTTTTAATTGAAATAAAGGTGGACTAGTATTTGCTTTAATACTAAGTAGCGTCTAAATTTTAGCATGAAACATCTGTAGCATGCTATTAAATTTACCTTCTGTAGAGGTAATATATATCTTTGTGTGACTCGCTTAGGACTCTTAAAAATAATCTTGGATTTGTACCTATTTATTAAACACCTTGCCTGAGTATGCTATCTGGAATCGAGCACTAGCTCAAGCAAACTGTTGCTTATTTAGTGGTAGAATCCATTCATATAAGCATGTGGTTTCATCGTCTTGTAATTAAACTATATTTGAAAACCAGTTTAGTAGAAAGGCGTGAAACCTGTAGTATACAGTCACTGGTAGGACTGTATGATCATACACTGGAAACCTGACTAGCTGGTTCTGTACGTAGGCAGATTCAGAACTGTCTTTCTTCGATCTATGTTTTTCTTACTCCTGCCTTTACTTTATTCCTGAAAAGGACAGGTGAATTGGAGTTGCTTAAAAGTAAATATCTGCAACAATCTAGATGACCTATTTACTTGCTATGAGTGTTTAACTTGATACCTAAGGtcatttcttctttcttttctaaGAATTTGATATAACTCTTTTACAGGAACGCGAAAGTTATTGGAAAATGATGCAAAATTATATTGGGTCAGATATAACCTCTATGGTCACTCTTCCTGTCATGATATTTGAGCCAATGACAATGATTCAGAAAATGGCAGAGGTTTGTAATAATTTATCTGTATATTATTCTTTTGTTGATTGTTCGTGTTATGACACTTGCAATCTGTCGCATTTTTGAGACAGCTAATGGAATACTGTCATCTACTAGACCAAGCAGATGAATGTGAAGATCCGTACATGCGATTGGTTTATGCATGTGAGTATAATTTAGGACTAGTAGTTTCATGATGAATTTACAACTATGTAACACATGTATAATACTTATAAGACATCTAATATCATTTGTTTTCAGCATCATGGGCAATCTCTGTATACTTTGCTTACCAACGCACCTGGAAACCTTTTAATCCTATACTTGGAGAGACTTATGAACTGGTCAATCACAATGACATTACATTCATTGCTGAACAGGTTGGCTAATGTGACAGATATCCCATCTTTGAAACAAATGACTTGGAGAGCACTATTTCTCTGATTCCTAATTAATTTTGACAGTGTTTTGATATTTGTTGTAAAGAACTATTGGTCATTAATTTTTTTACTtgtaatttattaaattttaaaacctTACAGGTGTGTCATCATCCTCCAATGAGTGCGGGCCATGCTGAAAATAAGCATTTTACATATGATATAACTTCAAAGTTGAAAACTAAGCTATTGGGCAATTCAGTAGATGTATATCCACTTGGAAGGTCAGTTTAATATTTTCTTATTCACACGTGCTACTATAGATAATATGTTGCTATTCTTTTCTGGATTACAACAGTTGAAAATTGGCATTATATCTCTTTTTATCACTAttgtttaaatttttaaataatggGGTAAAAGAGCAAAGCAGCAGGGAAGTTGTTTTTTATTTTCAATTATGCAGATTTCAAATTGACCAAGTCTGCTAATAGTAACAATAATTTCTTACGTATCTATGCAGTTGTTCGAGTTTTAATGTACATTTCCCATCCTCTTCTGTCTATTAGCTCTTTGGGAGAtactttaaaatatttataaaccCATAGGCCATATAGCTCTGAATTATCGTTGCAGTAAGTTGTGAACAGAATATGTGTaatttaaaatttgttttcttGTAGGACACGTGTATCACTTAAAAGAGATGGTGTAGTCCTTGATTTAGTTCCACCTCCTACGAAAGTCAACAACTTGATATTTGGACGAACATGGATAGATTCACCGGGAGAGATGGTTATGACAAATATGACTACCGGAGACAAAGTTGTACTCTATTTTCAACCGTGTGGCTGGTTTGGGTATGTTTCTAATTTTTTTGAATCCTACTATGTTGATAAGTTATTTCCCATGAAAACTCATGATTTAATGTCTACTTCCCCCCTCCCCCGCTTGCGGAGACAACCCATGCCGTGTTTGCAGTCATATTTGCATGTTACATTCCGTAATCGTAATTAACTATTTCAATTGCTCAAAAGAAATAATTGGGGTATATTAGATAAATAGTTTAATGTGTTCACTTTGTACGAGATTCAGGCGGTGTTAGTTTAGAAATTAATCTCTCTTTAACAAGTGCATTCACAATTTTGTGCACATGGTTGTGAACTAATATTTTATTTGTTGGTCTCCCTCAACATCTTTTAATGCTATTCAATGATTGTTGTTGGTGCCCAGTGCTGGTCGATATGAAGTTGATGGGTATGTGTATAATGCTGATGAAGAACCTAAAATATTGATGACCGGTAAATATAATGCATCCATGAGTTATCAACCATGCGATATGGAAGGGGAACCACTTCCAGACACAGAACTGAAAGAGGTAAAAACTTTCAAATATTTTATCTTTTAGATGGTTCTAGTATATGAATTCGTATTAGCTATTTCAATACGATAAGATAAAAACATAGAAAGCCTATCTCGAAGATGGTGATGATAAATATTTGGAACAGTCGACTTAATATAACATTTCTTTTACGTAATGACACTGGTATTTGCCGCATGGTATGATTGTTAAAAATATACAGGTGTGGAGAGTAGCAGACATCCCTGCTGATGATAAATTTGGATATACATACTTTGCGCATAAAATAAATAGCTTCGAAACAGCCCCTAAAGGGTTTTTGGCTTCAGATTCTCGCATACGTCCTGATAGATATGCCCTTGAAAAGGGTGACCTATCTAAAGCTGGTGCAGAGAAGAGCAGGTTATCTCCCCCCCCACACCTCCCTCACACACTTACACACACACTAATGCAGGTGAACTTTAACGCTCCTATGCATTCACATGAACATTCTTTGTGTTTAAACAAATAAATGCATTTAAATATGAATTAAGAGTCTTTGGTTGTCCGTTGCTTAGCCTATAACTGCTATAATGCTGCATGACTTTGTTTAATAGGACTAATCAAGTTGTAGAGATGAAAAAGAATTACCAGTGAGGTTCTGAGTGCATGCCATTACTGAAGATACATAGATTAGTTTATAGGTATATGGTGTAGTGAGTTCAGTgatcctctctctctctcgaccCAATAACCCTTGCAGATGTCCATATGTTTCTCTTCTAGTCTATATAAACAGCATATTGGACTTGTAATCTCACTATTCTTCTTGGAGAACCATGGATTACATTACTAGTTTGTGAAGGCCAATAAAGGTCAAACAAGAAAATTTAATAGATATCCCTAGCATTCTAGTCTGTTGGATTCCCCTCACCGTTGGTAACAAGAGGTCAAGGGTTCAAGGTCAGACAATACCCAAAAAATGATGATGTATCACGGTTAATATTACAGCTAGTGATCAAATAAAATCCTTTTATGTAATATTATGAACATTAAAACAGCAAGTTTTTAACAGACCCAATGATGGAAACAATTAGCACAGCATAAAATGCTTGTAGAATAATGGGATCTAAGCAATCAGCTGAATACAGCTTTGTTCAGATTTATTT carries:
- the LOC141692388 gene encoding oxysterol-binding protein-related protein 3C-like isoform X1, producing MGSPEKKVSSGFLSAMSSSFSRFGIAMGRSVNGLLGYEGVEVINPEGGKEDAEEEAQRGRWKQEERESYWKMMQNYIGSDITSMVTLPVMIFEPMTMIQKMAELMEYCHLLDQADECEDPYMRLVYASSWAISVYFAYQRTWKPFNPILGETYELVNHNDITFIAEQVCHHPPMSAGHAENKHFTYDITSKLKTKLLGNSVDVYPLGRTRVSLKRDGVVLDLVPPPTKVNNLIFGRTWIDSPGEMVMTNMTTGDKVVLYFQPCGWFGAGRYEVDGYVYNADEEPKILMTGKYNASMSYQPCDMEGEPLPDTELKEVWRVADIPADDKFGYTYFAHKINSFETAPKGFLASDSRIRPDRYALEKGDLSKAGAEKSSLEEKQRAEKRMREAKGEHFKPRWFDQSDEIAQTPWGDLEVYKYNGKYAEHRAAVNSSDSHVAEDVTSIEFNPWQYGNLGTE
- the LOC141692388 gene encoding oxysterol-binding protein-related protein 3C-like isoform X2, with translation MGSPEKKVSSGFLSAMSSSFSRFGIAMGRSVNGLLGYEGVEVINPEGGKEDAEEEAQRGRWKQEERESYWKMMQNYIGSDITSMVTLPVMIFEPMTMIQKMAELMEYCHLLDQADECEDPYMRLVYASSWAISVYFAYQRTWKPFNPILGETYELVNHNDITFIAEQVCHHPPMSAGHAENKHFTYDITSKLKTKLLGNSVDVYPLGRTRVSLKRDGVVLDLVPPPTKVNNLIFGRTWIDSPGEMVMTNMTTGDKVVLYFQPCGWFGAGRYEVDGYVYNADEEPKILMTGKYNASMSYQPCDMEGEPLPDTELKEFGGEAEGRKEDAGSKR